CAGTCTTTCTTGGGAGGATTTATCTAAGAATTCATCACTTAGACACATGATATCCTTAAAAGATTCAGAGAAGTCTCTGCATGAGTCAAGGCCACCACTAAATTAGCACAATCTCCAGTTTaaatggactgaggcaaagtTAAAAACTCTCCTGTCATAAACTTTTTAGTCCGGATTTTCAAATCCTTTTTGGAAACCTCGGGCACCACATTATCAAAACAGAGACCTTCCTTCCTGTTATCAGCTCACAGTTCAAAAGCCAGCATCCGGGAAGATATGAGTGCTTATTAATGCTGATGGGCAGGATACATTGTTCATCTATTACGTTAGCATTAACAATAAGGAGAATGTCAGACCACATATTTTAAAGCAGGGCTCTCTAGTAAAGGAGTGTGGGTGCTTACAGTAGCTGTGTGGCCTGGGCAGCAGAAATCCTGGATCAAACAGGAATGAGATATTACAGGCTCACTCCTTCCATTGCTAAAGGTAATTAGCGTTCAAAGCTGAAGAGCTATgatcacataaaaaaacaaaacctaaggCAATCACAGATAAGACTGTCACTTATTAACCAGGCAGGTAGGACACGAACTGTTAATGTGGATAAATACACGGAGATAATAAATCGGACAAAGTTCTTGATCACGCAGTAAATAATTAACACGGGTCATGTAATTCGTGCCAGCAGAGAGcacgtttttcatattttaaaatgtacatttaccTGTTGCATTTATCCCATGCTATAAATGTCAATTTAATAAACTTTCTATGAAGTCCCCCACACATCCTCATCTCCTCCTGGGCAATAGATGGCAATGTAAGACCGGGGGTCCCCTTTACCCACTACAGGACAGTAGAGGAGAGGAGGAGTAAAAGGCAGGGCAAAAACATGTCACAGAGCTTTTAAGGACAGCCTGGCACTGACATTTCAGCACACACAGGctgagcacacacacaggcacgaaAAATGGCAGTTTTAATTGGCAGTTACAGCACAACTTTACTCGGAGTTAGCATCTTTGTTGCTTTTCTGACCTACTTAACCTACAAGCTGCTGAGCGATTACCTGCACAAATGGTTTGAGATGAAGCCGATCCCTGAGCTGGGAACCACTTACCCCTTCATTGGGAATGCTCTGCTGTTCAAAAACAATGCGGGCGGTAAGGAAGCAAGCAACGTGATCATTTAAAGTACTCAAAGTGATGAAGCACATTGAGTTTCTCATGATTTTTGTACCCAacatctttatttttctctttaagACTTCTTTCGTCAGATTCAGGATTTTACCTGGGAGTTCCGAGATAAACCGCTGTTTAAACTCTGGGTCGGGCCGGTCCCCTTTGTGGTTCTGTATCATGCTGAGACGGTTGAGGTAAGCTGACTGACACCTATCCAAAATACAGAGTGGATGCAGCACGTCTTATACTGTAAATATGCCTGTGATGAGTAAGCCCGTGGATAATTTCCATCCCCGTTCAGTGATGCGAAGCAGGTAAACAAACCACACATGCCACTGAAGTGGAAGCTGCACTGTCATTACAGATGGATTGGATGAGATCCCGTTGAAGTCTTTGAGATCAGCTGAGCAGTCTGTGATGAATTCTTAGGATGTCTTTGCACTTTTATACAGTGCAGGATACAGAATTCCACCCACCACTCAAACATTAAACTGAAGCCAGTTCTCCCCTCTTAGCACAAATTCCTCATGTTCCTTAAAGAGGTTTCAATCTGTCCCACCTAAACTGTATGTGTAACTTGTTTTCATCATACATCTAGATAAGATAATGGACGAAGGTGGATGCTTGCAGGGTCAGTCTGAGTGAATCATTTCTTTCACCCAACAGGGACTGTTGGAACATAGCATGTTCGATTGTGCACTAAAGATTTCTTTAAGTAAACAACTTTTTGCCTCAAATATTACTCATGACATGTTTCTGTCTACTTTTTCTTTAAGCCGGTTCTGGCTAACAGCATTCACATGGAGAAAGCTTTTGCATACAAGTTTCTGCATCCTTGGCTGGGAACTGGTCTGCTTACTAGGTATAACTGTGGCATAGCAAACATCCCATCTGTCCATCAGGAAAGATCAAAAGATTTAGATAGTTCATATATATTAAAACTTGAGCTAAGActatgcacaaaacaaaaagaagctcCTATCTACAGTATTATTATTGCAAATGAAATAATATAAAGTGCATAACGCCTTCTTATCTTTGATCAGCACTGGGACCAAGTGGCGTCAGCGGAGGAAGATGCTGACGCCCACCTTTCACTTCTCCATCCTGGAGGACTTCTTGGAAGTGATGAACGAGCAGGCCGAGATTCTGGTGGAGAAGTTGGAACAGCATGCAGGGAAGGGTCCATTCAACTGCTTCAGTCTCATCACCCTCTGTGCTCTCGACATTATCTGCGGTAAGCAGAACGTGCAAATCTGGGACAACTTAAAGGAAAACCCTGCGTTAAGGTGATACGCATCCAGAAAGGAGCAGATTCAGCATGGCATGGTTTCTCCTTCCAAAATATATTCTCTCATTAGAATTGGTAATGGTAGGGATTAGCAGTGAGACCATTCATCCACTCATGCAGTCTAATTGGGTTGAAATGATGAGTGGGTCTCGGTCGCATTATTTGAGGCCTTATGCATCATGTCATTCTGGAAGAGGCGAGTCCAGTCATCAAATGATGACGATGATCTCCCAGAACCACTCTAGATTAATTTGTCTATATAAGGTGGAAGGCGAATCCAATCCAGTGAAATATTTGCAACGGCATAACAAAGATACCTGATCCCTTTACTGTAAGGTCTAAAACTGTAaaggtttttcctttaatttgtcaacCCTTTAAGTTGGATAAACTTTTGACCCTTTTTGTGCTTAACAAATGCaggtatataaaataaataattagaaaaagggtgttttatatttatatacccTTAATTTCTTGACAGAAACTGCAATGGGAAAGAAAATTTATGCACAGAGTAACTCTGATTCGGAGTATGTTAGGAGCGTGTACAGGTGAGTTACTGCTTTTATCATTCTAATGCAAATTATAGTAGAAGAAAATGATCTAAtctgctgtctttctctttaTTCTCAGAATGAGCGACATTGTCAGTCGCAGACAGCGGTCACCTTGGTTATGGCCTGACTTCATTTACACTTACTTTAGTGAAGGCCGCGACCACGACAAAACACTCAAGGTCCTCCATTCCTTTACATACAAAGTGAGTAACGGACTCGGTCGCTTTTCCACGATCATGCAGAAATCATGAAATTGTTCAGAGAAAGCACCTCTTCTTCTCTTCCCATTTATTTTCAGGTGATCCATGAAAGAGCTGAGAACATGTCCTGCAACGAGTCAGACAGTGAAAACGACCAAGGCAAGAGGAAACGACGGGCATTTCTGGACATGCTCCTGAGCACCACCTATGAAGACGGCAGCAAGATGAGCCATGAGGACATTCAGGAGGAAGTGGACACTTTTATGTTTCGGGTTGGTGGTTAAGCAATAAAAAGGAATACTTAAGGCTGTGCTtattaatacatttatattaccCCAAAAAACTGCACTTTGTGCCAAGAAAGGATTTACTTTCTGAGATAATGATGTGAGACTCTTCTGGCAGAGTAATCCACATGTCCTGTTTCAATAAAGGGTCTTTTAAAAAGTCTCTAATTAACTCTTTATTTGCAGGGCCATGATACTACAGCCGCCGCTATGAATTGGGCTCTCCACCTGCTGGGCTCGCACCCTGAGGTGCACAAGAAAGTTCAACAAGAGCTACAGGAGGTGTTCGGTAATAATAACAGGCTCTACCACTTTAATGGTGTTGTTTTGTTCCTGCCTGAGGGCTTTTTGACTCATCTTTGTTCAAACTCATTTGTTCTTTGTAAGGCACGGGGAGCTTTTTCAGGGATAAGAGCTGTGAACATCCCTGCCagaatacacagaaaaaaagtgcGGCATAATAACTGTCTTTACCGATGGCCTTGTAACcataggcaaccaggctaattTGTCCACAAGTAGAGAAGGATAATTTTGCCATATGGTCATCACTTATATTTCCAATGTAAACCCTATGCTACAGTCACAGCTGGGGAAGCAGTGATTGGAGACCGTGGCATGACTTTTGTAGCCGTGTGCAGTGAATTTGTaacctttttgtctttgaaatggttgctttgAAGACGGGGACCAGGGTCCGTTGCCGTCTTCAGATCGACTGTGGTGCATTAAGATGGTGATAAAACAGCAATAACATggagtcagtctgctatcagtctgATTGTGATTGAATGGGGGCAAGTTAGCAATAACTTTCAATCTGTTTATGATAGTACAGCAATTTACTGCA
This sequence is a window from Oreochromis niloticus isolate F11D_XX linkage group LG6, O_niloticus_UMD_NMBU, whole genome shotgun sequence. Protein-coding genes within it:
- the cyp4v2a gene encoding cytochrome P450 4V8, giving the protein MAVLIGSYSTTLLGVSIFVAFLTYLTYKLLSDYLHKWFEMKPIPELGTTYPFIGNALLFKNNAGDFFRQIQDFTWEFRDKPLFKLWVGPVPFVVLYHAETVEPVLANSIHMEKAFAYKFLHPWLGTGLLTSTGTKWRQRRKMLTPTFHFSILEDFLEVMNEQAEILVEKLEQHAGKGPFNCFSLITLCALDIICETAMGKKIYAQSNSDSEYVRSVYRMSDIVSRRQRSPWLWPDFIYTYFSEGRDHDKTLKVLHSFTYKVIHERAENMSCNESDSENDQGKRKRRAFLDMLLSTTYEDGSKMSHEDIQEEVDTFMFRGHDTTAAAMNWALHLLGSHPEVHKKVQQELQEVFGTSSRPTSTDDLKKLKYLECVIKEALRLFPSVPFFARSLGEDCYINGFKVPKGANAIIITYSLHRDPRYFPEPEEFRPERFLPENSVGRPAYAYVPFSAGLRNCIGQRFALMEEKVVLAAILRNFTVEACQKREDLRPVGELILRPEKGIVIKLEKKTPQTSSN